DNA from Anaerotignum faecicola:
GTCATACACCTCCTTATCGAGCATTTCCTGCCGCTTTAATACGGCATAAAAGTTGTTGGTCTGGTAAGGTCGCTGCTTTGGACGGATCACAGCTACTTTGAGAATGTTGCCCACGATCTTTTCCAGAGGCTGTCCATGCTTTTCGTACATAGCCAGCATAAAGAAGGGCAGCATAACCAGCATCATACACATAGCCGCTACACTGTTTCCGGTAGGTTTTCTGAGCAAAAAGAAAAGCGGTACGCCAATAAGCGCTCCGCCCGTGAAGCAGATAAGCTGCCGCTTGGTCAGATTGAACATGACCTTTGTTTTGACTTTTGTTAAGTCCTTGGGTACGGGTACATAAGCCAATGTAGAAACCTCCTTCCGTTTTAGTGTGCCTGAAAGACTGATTTGGCGAGACTGCCG
Protein-coding regions in this window:
- a CDS encoding PrgI family protein, which gives rise to MAYVPVPKDLTKVKTKVMFNLTKRQLICFTGGALIGVPLFFLLRKPTGNSVAAMCMMLVMLPFFMLAMYEKHGQPLEKIVGNILKVAVIRPKQRPYQTNNFYAVLKRQEMLDKEVYD